From the genome of Bordetella sp. H567, one region includes:
- a CDS encoding DUF3460 family protein: MATNYESEITLFLKDYKKTHPDVEKRQREGRGLLWDKPQDPELLEGFRAARVPQRPYVYQND; encoded by the coding sequence ATGGCCACCAACTACGAATCGGAAATCACCCTTTTCCTCAAGGATTACAAGAAGACGCATCCCGATGTGGAAAAGCGGCAGCGCGAAGGCCGCGGCCTGCTCTGGGACAAGCCTCAGGATCCCGAGCTGCTGGAAGGCTTCCGTGCCGCGCGTGTCCCGCAAAGGCCATACGTCTATCAGAACGACTGA
- the zapD gene encoding cell division protein ZapD, whose translation MILYEYPFNERIRAYLRLEYLFDRLFFFARPGDPKNHQIAVGTIFDILDAIERTDVKSSVLQDIERQRLQLVALRDHPSVAQDALEGMLRDMEKTSASLVSQGKTGQPLRENEWLVSLRGRLAVPGGGTQIEMPSYYAWQQKPEAVRCADLKSWIEPLLPLHEGLQIGLRLLRESGRRVQAVAEQGTYQQMLAGKAHQLLRVWVDGESGIFPEISANKYMIWIRFSTQDGELKPQQVGRDIRFEMSLCA comes from the coding sequence GTGATCCTTTACGAATATCCCTTCAATGAGCGCATCCGGGCGTATCTGCGCCTGGAATACCTCTTCGACCGGCTGTTCTTCTTCGCACGCCCGGGTGATCCCAAGAACCACCAGATCGCCGTCGGCACTATTTTTGATATTCTCGACGCGATCGAGCGCACGGATGTCAAAAGCTCGGTGCTGCAGGACATCGAACGGCAGCGGCTGCAACTGGTGGCGCTGCGCGACCATCCCAGCGTGGCGCAGGACGCCCTGGAAGGCATGCTGCGCGATATGGAGAAGACCAGCGCGTCCCTGGTCAGCCAGGGCAAGACCGGCCAGCCGCTGCGCGAAAACGAATGGCTGGTCAGCCTGCGTGGCCGCCTGGCCGTGCCCGGCGGCGGCACCCAGATCGAAATGCCGTCGTACTACGCCTGGCAGCAAAAGCCGGAAGCCGTGCGCTGCGCCGACCTGAAATCCTGGATCGAGCCTTTGCTGCCCTTGCACGAAGGGCTGCAGATCGGCTTGCGGCTGCTGCGCGAATCCGGCCGCCGCGTCCAAGCCGTGGCCGAGCAGGGCACGTATCAGCAGATGCTGGCGGGCAAGGCGCACCAGCTGTTGCGCGTCTGGGTCGATGGCGAAAGCGGCATCTTCCCGGAAATCAGCGCCAATAAGTACATGATCTGGATACGGTTTTCTACCCAGGACGGCGAACTGAAGCCCCAGCAGGTGGGCCGGGACATACGTTTCGAAATGTCCCTGTGTGCCTGA
- a CDS encoding copper resistance protein NlpE N-terminal domain-containing protein produces MPALSDACEPPAPFVPSLRLRPVAVLALALAGAAGVAGCAEQKQAGYYDLPRGNTIHDAQVMGTGADYRPVVRAPSQLQIDLKAPTPTQQQQMDAQRARAVQEGRTSEDGQPVPPPAVASADTDAAPAPAPSPNAAERSLVPQPQTYMGTLPCFAAGMECDAQRITLTLAPNGRWRGRSSYLDGAAGQGKPIAEQGCWQVTDEKPPRVFLIGPDNNTRAEFVLAANNVLRLRAIAGVTPTLNYTLTRQPDLDPINELARQTPPKCP; encoded by the coding sequence ATGCCCGCCCTCTCCGACGCTTGTGAACCCCCGGCCCCGTTCGTACCGTCCCTACGGCTGCGCCCTGTCGCGGTACTTGCCTTGGCCCTGGCCGGGGCAGCCGGCGTCGCCGGCTGCGCGGAACAGAAACAGGCCGGCTATTACGACTTGCCGCGCGGCAATACCATCCACGACGCGCAGGTCATGGGCACCGGGGCGGACTACCGGCCCGTGGTGCGCGCGCCTTCGCAATTGCAGATCGACCTGAAGGCGCCGACGCCCACCCAGCAGCAGCAGATGGACGCGCAGCGTGCCCGTGCCGTCCAGGAGGGCCGCACCAGCGAAGACGGCCAGCCCGTGCCGCCGCCGGCAGTGGCCTCGGCCGACACCGACGCGGCGCCCGCGCCCGCGCCGTCGCCCAACGCCGCGGAACGCAGCCTGGTGCCGCAGCCCCAGACCTACATGGGCACCTTGCCCTGCTTCGCGGCCGGCATGGAATGCGACGCGCAGCGCATCACGCTGACGCTGGCGCCCAACGGCCGCTGGCGCGGCCGTTCCTCCTATCTGGATGGCGCTGCCGGCCAGGGCAAGCCGATCGCGGAACAGGGCTGCTGGCAGGTCACCGACGAAAAACCCCCGCGCGTCTTCCTGATCGGGCCGGACAACAACACCCGGGCGGAATTCGTCCTGGCCGCCAACAACGTATTGCGCCTGCGGGCCATCGCGGGCGTCACGCCCACCCTGAACTACACCCTGACACGCCAGCCGGATCTGGATCCGATCAACGAACTGGCCAGGCAGACGCCGCCCAAGTGCCCCTGA
- a CDS encoding LysR family transcriptional regulator: protein MNLARIDLVTLALFVSVARLGSISAGARQARLAVGAASKRISDLEAALGSPLLFRKAAGVELTDAGQACLTHATRILQEVDQMAGTLSDYAQGVRGQVRIAANTSSITQFLPDDLSRFMTEHPAVRIDLEEQNSSDIVAAVVENRADIGIFGERTPEAGLQTFPYRRDELVLVVPDSHPLAARASVAFAETLEYDYVGLPPTTSLASLLAQACTGLDIPMKLRIQVRSFDAICRMVVATRGVGVLPRIAAEPHARSMQLRLIALTDDWTRRWLLLAVRDAETLPLASRMLLAQLRAAG from the coding sequence ATGAACCTCGCCCGCATCGACCTTGTCACGCTTGCGCTGTTCGTCTCCGTCGCCCGGCTGGGCAGCATTTCGGCCGGCGCGCGGCAGGCGCGGCTGGCCGTGGGCGCGGCCAGCAAACGGATTTCCGACCTGGAGGCGGCCCTGGGATCGCCGCTGCTGTTCCGCAAGGCGGCCGGCGTGGAACTGACGGACGCCGGACAAGCCTGCCTGACGCACGCCACCCGCATCCTGCAGGAAGTCGACCAGATGGCGGGCACGCTTTCCGATTACGCGCAGGGCGTGCGCGGCCAGGTGCGCATCGCCGCCAACACATCGTCCATCACGCAATTCCTGCCCGATGACCTGTCGCGCTTCATGACGGAACACCCCGCGGTGCGCATCGACCTGGAAGAACAGAACAGCAGCGATATCGTCGCCGCCGTGGTAGAGAATCGCGCCGATATCGGCATCTTCGGCGAACGCACCCCGGAAGCCGGGCTGCAGACCTTTCCCTACCGGCGCGACGAATTGGTGCTGGTGGTGCCCGACAGCCATCCGCTGGCCGCGCGGGCCAGCGTGGCCTTCGCCGAAACGCTCGAATATGACTACGTGGGCCTGCCGCCCACCACATCGCTGGCCAGCCTGCTGGCGCAAGCGTGCACGGGCCTGGATATCCCCATGAAGCTGCGCATCCAGGTACGAAGCTTCGATGCCATCTGCCGCATGGTGGTTGCCACGCGCGGCGTCGGCGTGCTGCCGCGCATCGCCGCCGAACCACACGCGCGGTCCATGCAATTGCGCCTGATCGCGCTGACCGACGACTGGACGCGGCGCTGGCTGCTATTGGCGGTGCGCGACGCGGAAACGCTGCCCCTGGCGTCGCGCATGCTGCTGGCGCAGCTGCGGGCGGCGGGCTGA
- the coaE gene encoding dephospho-CoA kinase (Dephospho-CoA kinase (CoaE) performs the final step in coenzyme A biosynthesis.) — protein sequence MHSVVPRLKIGLTGGIGSGKSRVADLLASWGATVIDTDEISRSLTAAGGAAMPDIVRAFGPPAAGADGAMDRAWMRAKVFAEPHARAALEAILHPLISRAAVDAGARATGCYVVFVVPLLIESGRWADRVDRVCVVDCDPETQIRRVQSRSGLTTDTIERIMAAQATRDTRLAAAHDVILNDGATSAETLCARTRALHDRWCALASASGRAA from the coding sequence ATGCACAGCGTAGTGCCGCGCTTGAAGATCGGCCTGACGGGCGGCATCGGGTCCGGCAAGAGCCGCGTCGCCGATCTGCTGGCGTCGTGGGGCGCCACGGTCATCGATACCGATGAGATATCGCGGTCGCTGACCGCGGCAGGGGGCGCGGCGATGCCGGACATCGTGCGCGCGTTCGGCCCGCCGGCCGCGGGCGCGGACGGCGCCATGGACCGCGCCTGGATGCGCGCGAAGGTATTCGCCGAACCGCATGCCCGCGCGGCGCTCGAAGCGATTCTGCATCCCCTGATCTCGCGCGCGGCGGTCGATGCCGGCGCTCGCGCCACAGGATGTTACGTGGTGTTCGTGGTGCCGCTGCTCATCGAATCGGGACGCTGGGCGGATCGTGTGGACAGGGTATGCGTGGTTGACTGCGATCCTGAAACACAGATACGCCGCGTGCAGTCGCGCAGCGGGCTGACGACCGACACCATAGAGCGTATTATGGCGGCACAGGCCACGCGGGATACCCGTCTGGCCGCTGCGCACGACGTTATTTTGAATGACGGCGCCACGTCCGCGGAAACGCTGTGCGCGCGCACCAGGGCACTGCACGACAGGTGGTGCGCTCTGGCGTCGGCATCGGGCCGCGCCGCGTGA
- a CDS encoding segregation and condensation protein A: MSQNASVPGKDLAALVEPPVDSTPDTVDSVAFARLYGEPLFQLPQDLYIPPDALEIFLEAFEGPLDLLLYLIRKQNFNVLDIPMADVTRQYLSYVEQIRVHNLELAAEYLLMAAMLIEIKSRMLLPVRKSDTGEEVEDPRAELVRRLLEYEQMKLAAQKLDALPQLGRDFQRTQAVADLSVERAMPDVSPEDLRQAWADIMKRAKLNAHHHITREQLSVRDHMTHILRRLGDVRFMEFSELFMERIDEGAPVAVVVVHFIAMLELARESLLEITQAEPYAPIYVRLAYTSVAAEAA; encoded by the coding sequence ATGTCGCAGAACGCTTCCGTGCCGGGGAAGGACCTGGCAGCGCTCGTGGAGCCGCCGGTGGATAGCACGCCCGACACCGTCGATAGCGTGGCTTTCGCGCGCCTGTATGGCGAACCGCTGTTCCAGCTGCCGCAGGACCTGTACATCCCCCCCGATGCACTGGAAATATTCCTGGAGGCCTTCGAAGGCCCCCTGGATCTGCTGCTCTACCTGATCCGCAAGCAGAACTTCAATGTGCTGGACATCCCCATGGCGGATGTCACGCGGCAATACCTTTCCTATGTAGAGCAGATCCGGGTGCATAACCTGGAGCTGGCGGCCGAGTACCTGCTGATGGCCGCGATGCTGATCGAGATCAAATCGCGCATGCTGCTGCCGGTCCGCAAGAGCGATACCGGCGAAGAAGTCGAAGACCCGCGCGCCGAACTGGTCCGCCGTCTGCTGGAGTACGAACAGATGAAGCTGGCGGCGCAGAAGCTCGATGCGCTGCCCCAGCTGGGCCGCGATTTCCAGCGGACGCAGGCCGTGGCGGACCTCAGCGTCGAACGCGCCATGCCGGATGTGTCGCCCGAAGACCTGCGCCAGGCGTGGGCCGACATCATGAAGCGCGCCAAGCTGAACGCCCACCATCACATCACGCGCGAACAGCTGTCCGTGCGCGACCACATGACCCACATCCTGCGGCGCCTGGGCGATGTGCGGTTCATGGAATTCAGCGAATTGTTCATGGAGCGCATCGACGAAGGCGCGCCCGTCGCCGTGGTCGTGGTGCATTTCATCGCCATGCTGGAACTGGCGCGCGAATCCCTGCTGGAAATTACGCAGGCCGAGCCCTACGCGCCCATCTACGTGCGGCTGGCTTATACCAGCGTCGCGGCCGAGGCAGCCTGA
- the panC gene encoding pantoate--beta-alanine ligase, which produces MKVVHTIQELRDQLRGQNRVSFVPTMGNLHEGHLALMKLARQHGDPVVASIFVNRLQFGPSEDFDRYPRTLADDIEKLERERDVYVLFAPDEREMYPEPQNYRVRPPDDLGDILEGEFRPGFFTGVCTVVLKLFSCVQPRVAVFGKKDYQQLMIVRAMCRQFQLPVDVLAHETVRAQDGLALSSRNRYLSPAERAEAPALYAQLQQVQQELAGGQHDAAALEAAATAALAGRGWQVDYIAVRRRRDLKAPDAADMAAGEPLVVLAAAKLGATRLIDNLEL; this is translated from the coding sequence TTGAAAGTTGTACACACCATCCAGGAACTGCGCGACCAGCTGCGCGGGCAGAACCGGGTTTCCTTCGTACCCACCATGGGCAACCTGCACGAAGGCCACCTGGCGCTGATGAAGCTGGCGCGCCAGCATGGCGACCCGGTGGTGGCCAGTATTTTCGTCAACCGCCTGCAGTTCGGCCCGTCGGAAGACTTCGACCGCTACCCGCGCACCCTGGCCGACGACATCGAAAAGCTGGAGCGTGAGCGCGATGTCTACGTCCTGTTCGCCCCCGACGAACGCGAGATGTACCCCGAACCGCAGAATTACCGCGTGCGGCCGCCCGACGACCTGGGCGATATCCTGGAAGGCGAATTCCGCCCGGGATTCTTCACCGGCGTGTGCACGGTGGTGCTGAAGCTGTTTTCCTGCGTGCAGCCGCGGGTGGCCGTCTTCGGCAAGAAGGATTACCAGCAACTGATGATCGTGCGGGCGATGTGCCGCCAGTTCCAGCTGCCGGTGGACGTGCTGGCGCATGAAACCGTGCGCGCGCAGGACGGCCTGGCCCTGTCGTCGCGCAACCGTTACCTGAGCCCGGCCGAACGGGCAGAGGCCCCCGCGCTTTATGCCCAGCTGCAACAGGTGCAGCAGGAATTGGCCGGCGGCCAGCACGACGCCGCGGCGCTGGAAGCGGCCGCCACGGCCGCCCTGGCGGGACGGGGCTGGCAGGTGGACTACATCGCCGTGCGCCGCCGCCGCGACCTGAAAGCCCCGGATGCCGCGGACATGGCGGCCGGCGAGCCGCTGGTCGTCCTGGCCGCGGCCAAGCTCGGTGCCACCCGCTTGATCGACAACCTGGAATTGTAG
- a CDS encoding LuxR C-terminal-related transcriptional regulator: protein MIHAHGCARKPTVALTPRERHIATYLVTGKSNKYIAIELNISSRTAEAHRARIFRKMGVRNAVELACRMCPHRRCND, encoded by the coding sequence ATGATTCACGCGCACGGGTGCGCAAGAAAACCCACGGTGGCATTGACGCCGCGCGAACGGCACATCGCGACCTATCTCGTCACCGGCAAATCCAATAAATACATCGCCATCGAGCTGAATATCTCGTCGCGGACGGCCGAGGCCCATAGGGCGCGCATCTTTCGCAAGATGGGCGTGCGCAACGCCGTGGAGCTGGCCTGCCGCATGTGCCCGCATAGGCGCTGCAACGACTAG
- a CDS encoding DHA2 family efflux MFS transporter permease subunit gives MIPFIVGCALFMQMLDATVVATALPAMAASLNSTPVRLNVAITSYLLAAAVFVPVSGWAADRFGARRVFIAAIALFTLSSVACALSQTVAQLVLSRIAQGVAGAMMVPVGRIILLRTVPKEDLLKAMSFLSIPALLGPVIGPPLGGFLVTYASWHWIFLINVPMGVLGIALILRHIQEIREKNVPGLDWLGFVLSGISMATLVGGFEAVGQDAAANIHALGVIAIGLVSGFWYVHRSRKVAHPIIDLSLMRIPTFKISTLAGNLCRFSVGATPFLLAMLLQVGFGLTPFAAGMITFASAAGALLMKFVATPIVRRYGFRRVLTVNAVLTGAFICVCALFQPNTPSWLIIVVLLIGGFFRSLQFTGVNALTYADIGPDKMSRASSFAAMAQQLGVSLGVGVAAVTLNVSMALRGSERASIADIVAGFLVVGLLCAASFFSFRRLDPAAGSQLNGQKAQTSDEE, from the coding sequence ATGATCCCGTTCATCGTAGGCTGCGCCCTGTTCATGCAGATGCTGGACGCGACCGTCGTCGCGACCGCCCTGCCGGCCATGGCGGCGTCGCTGAATTCCACGCCGGTGCGGCTGAACGTTGCGATCACCTCCTATCTGCTGGCGGCCGCCGTATTCGTCCCGGTCAGCGGCTGGGCGGCCGACCGTTTCGGCGCCCGCCGCGTCTTCATCGCCGCCATCGCCCTGTTCACCCTCAGCTCGGTGGCCTGCGCGCTGTCGCAGACAGTGGCGCAACTGGTCCTGTCGCGCATCGCGCAAGGGGTCGCCGGCGCCATGATGGTGCCCGTGGGGCGGATCATCCTGCTGCGCACCGTGCCCAAGGAAGACCTGCTCAAGGCCATGTCCTTCCTTTCCATTCCGGCACTGCTGGGGCCGGTGATCGGCCCGCCGCTGGGCGGCTTCCTGGTGACCTATGCCTCCTGGCACTGGATCTTCCTGATCAATGTGCCCATGGGGGTGCTGGGCATCGCACTGATCCTGCGCCATATCCAGGAGATCCGCGAAAAAAACGTGCCGGGGCTGGACTGGCTGGGCTTCGTGCTCAGCGGCATCAGCATGGCCACCCTGGTCGGCGGCTTCGAAGCCGTGGGGCAGGACGCCGCCGCCAACATCCACGCCCTGGGCGTGATCGCCATTGGCCTGGTCAGCGGCTTCTGGTACGTGCACCGCTCGCGCAAGGTCGCGCACCCCATCATCGACCTGTCCCTGATGCGCATCCCGACCTTCAAGATCTCGACGCTGGCGGGCAACCTCTGCCGTTTCTCGGTGGGCGCCACGCCCTTCCTGCTGGCCATGCTGCTGCAGGTGGGCTTCGGGCTGACGCCCTTCGCGGCGGGCATGATCACCTTCGCCAGCGCGGCGGGCGCGCTGCTGATGAAGTTCGTGGCCACGCCCATCGTGCGCCGCTACGGTTTTCGCCGGGTGCTTACCGTGAACGCCGTGCTGACGGGGGCGTTCATTTGCGTGTGCGCCCTGTTCCAGCCGAATACGCCATCCTGGCTGATCATCGTGGTGCTGCTGATCGGCGGCTTCTTCCGTTCCCTGCAGTTCACCGGGGTCAACGCGCTAACCTACGCCGATATCGGGCCAGACAAAATGAGCCGCGCCAGCAGCTTCGCGGCCATGGCGCAGCAGCTCGGCGTCAGCCTGGGCGTGGGCGTGGCGGCCGTCACGCTGAATGTCAGCATGGCCCTGCGGGGGTCGGAACGCGCCAGCATTGCGGACATCGTCGCCGGCTTCCTGGTGGTGGGCCTGCTGTGCGCGGCCTCGTTTTTCTCGTTCCGCCGGCTCGACCCGGCGGCCGGCAGCCAACTGAACGGACAAAAGGCGCAGACGAGCGATGAAGAATGA
- a CDS encoding MdtA/MuxA family multidrug efflux RND transporter periplasmic adaptor subunit, producing MSDRTSLSPSSRSRRRTVAWIVAILVVAGIAWLVFRPKPAAEPGGQARAGAAGQRSGAAAGGRHRPGAGPGAGPVAEPPVPVRVYVAATKDVDISLPALGTVTAYNTVTVRSRVDGELVQVNFKEGQRVKAGDVLAQVDPRPFNVQLQQALGTQQQNLAQLENARRDLARYQALFKQDSIARQQVDTQAALVRQYEGTLKTDQANVDNARLQLTFARITAPIDGRLGLRQVDPGNLVSSGDTTGLVVITQTQPIAVIFTLPETQLPDVREQLAHGRTLRVDAWDRANTKRLATGVLETLDNQIDVSTGTVKAKARFDNTDDALFPNQFVNIQLLVETRKGMTVIPNGAVQRGSQGPFVFVAQPDNTVAVRQLKLGPVSGDLVVVSDGLKPGDRVVTEGTDRLRAGGKVEVVTDAADVTPPTTGASLGAGPATATPGTSARTEP from the coding sequence ATGTCCGACCGTACTTCCCTTTCTCCGTCTTCCCGGTCCCGCCGGCGCACCGTCGCGTGGATCGTCGCGATCCTGGTCGTGGCCGGCATCGCCTGGCTGGTATTCCGTCCCAAGCCCGCCGCGGAGCCGGGTGGCCAGGCGCGGGCCGGGGCGGCCGGGCAGCGCAGCGGGGCGGCGGCCGGCGGCAGGCATCGGCCAGGCGCGGGCCCGGGGGCGGGCCCCGTGGCCGAGCCGCCCGTGCCGGTGCGCGTATACGTTGCCGCAACCAAGGACGTGGATATTTCGCTGCCGGCGCTGGGCACGGTGACCGCCTACAACACGGTCACGGTGCGCAGCCGCGTGGACGGCGAGCTGGTGCAGGTCAATTTCAAGGAAGGTCAGCGCGTGAAGGCCGGCGATGTGCTGGCCCAGGTGGACCCGCGTCCCTTCAACGTGCAGCTGCAGCAGGCCCTGGGAACGCAGCAGCAGAACCTGGCCCAGCTGGAAAACGCCCGCCGCGACCTGGCGCGCTACCAGGCCCTGTTCAAGCAGGACTCCATCGCCAGGCAGCAGGTCGACACCCAGGCGGCGCTGGTGCGGCAATACGAAGGCACGCTGAAAACTGACCAGGCCAATGTCGATAACGCGCGACTGCAGCTGACCTTCGCCCGCATCACCGCGCCCATCGACGGGCGCCTGGGCCTGCGCCAGGTCGATCCCGGCAATCTGGTGTCCTCCGGCGATACGACGGGCCTGGTGGTGATCACGCAGACCCAGCCCATCGCCGTGATTTTCACGCTGCCCGAAACGCAGCTGCCCGACGTGCGCGAGCAGCTGGCCCACGGCCGGACGCTGCGCGTCGATGCCTGGGACCGCGCCAATACCAAGCGCCTGGCGACCGGCGTGCTGGAAACGCTGGACAACCAGATCGACGTGAGTACCGGCACGGTCAAGGCCAAGGCCCGCTTCGACAACACCGACGACGCGCTTTTTCCCAACCAGTTCGTGAACATCCAGCTGCTGGTCGAAACGCGCAAGGGCATGACGGTCATCCCCAACGGGGCCGTGCAGCGCGGATCGCAGGGGCCGTTCGTCTTCGTGGCACAGCCGGACAACACCGTGGCCGTGCGGCAGCTCAAGCTGGGGCCGGTCAGCGGCGACCTGGTGGTCGTGTCCGACGGGCTCAAGCCCGGTGACCGCGTCGTCACCGAAGGCACGGACCGCCTGCGGGCCGGCGGCAAGGTCGAAGTGGTCACCGATGCGGCCGACGTCACGCCCCCCACGACCGGCGCTTCGCTGGGCGCGGGGCCCGCCACCGCAACGCCCGGTACGTCCGCGCGGACCGAACCGTGA
- the glpK gene encoding glycerol kinase GlpK, with product MKNDYILALDQGTTSSRAIVFDREGRARGVGQREFRQYYPHPGWVEHDANEIWRSQLEVAREALHNAGATAADIAAIGITNQRETTLIWDRASGRPLAHAIVWQDRRTAEACDRLRGEGGAEFLQERTGLVLDAYFAGTKLAWLLDNVPGARAAAERGEVAFGTIDTWLIWQLTGGKVHSTDCTNASRTLLFDIHKQDWSDELLECLNIPRAVLPAVAPSSAVVAETLPQWFGGAIPIAGVAGDQQAATFGQACFKPGMAKNTYGTGCFMLMNVGDKPVVSRNRLLSTVGWGLPRPPEDGADAQVFANGRPAWTPTFMLEGGVFVAGAAVQWLRDGLGIIQRSEDVQALAGSVPDTEDVFLVPAFAGLGAPHWDPYARGTLVGLTRGTTRAHVARATLESIALQSAELLIAMKADCGIELSELRVDGGAARNDLLMQMQADLLGVPVVRPRVSESTARGAAGLAGLAVGFWDDMDAFAAQWQAERRFEPAWSADQREARLRRWGQAVELSKGWAAGASR from the coding sequence ATGAAGAATGACTACATTCTGGCCCTGGACCAGGGCACGACCAGTTCCCGCGCCATCGTATTCGACCGGGAGGGCCGCGCCCGCGGCGTCGGCCAGCGCGAATTCCGCCAGTACTATCCCCATCCCGGCTGGGTCGAGCACGATGCCAATGAAATCTGGCGCAGCCAGCTGGAGGTCGCCCGCGAAGCCCTGCACAACGCCGGCGCGACCGCGGCCGACATCGCCGCCATCGGCATCACCAATCAGCGCGAAACCACGCTGATCTGGGACCGCGCCAGCGGGCGGCCGCTGGCCCACGCCATCGTCTGGCAGGACCGCCGCACCGCCGAGGCCTGCGACCGCCTGCGCGGTGAAGGCGGGGCCGAGTTCCTGCAGGAACGGACGGGGCTGGTGCTGGATGCCTATTTCGCAGGGACCAAGCTTGCCTGGCTGCTGGACAACGTGCCCGGTGCACGCGCCGCGGCCGAACGGGGCGAGGTCGCCTTCGGCACCATCGACACCTGGCTGATCTGGCAACTGACGGGCGGCAAGGTCCACAGCACCGATTGCACCAATGCATCGCGCACGCTGCTGTTCGACATCCACAAGCAGGACTGGAGCGATGAACTACTGGAATGCCTGAACATTCCGCGCGCCGTGCTGCCCGCCGTCGCGCCCAGCAGCGCGGTGGTGGCCGAAACGCTGCCGCAATGGTTCGGCGGCGCCATCCCCATCGCCGGCGTGGCGGGGGACCAGCAGGCCGCCACCTTCGGCCAGGCCTGCTTCAAGCCCGGCATGGCCAAGAACACCTACGGCACCGGCTGCTTCATGCTGATGAACGTGGGCGACAAGCCCGTGGTGTCGCGCAACCGGCTGCTGTCCACGGTAGGCTGGGGCCTGCCGCGCCCGCCGGAAGACGGCGCCGATGCGCAAGTGTTCGCCAACGGGCGGCCCGCCTGGACGCCGACCTTCATGCTGGAAGGCGGCGTGTTCGTGGCCGGCGCCGCGGTCCAATGGCTGCGCGACGGCCTGGGCATCATCCAGCGTTCGGAAGACGTGCAGGCGCTGGCCGGTAGCGTGCCGGATACGGAAGACGTCTTCCTGGTGCCCGCCTTCGCCGGCCTGGGGGCACCGCACTGGGACCCCTATGCGCGCGGCACCCTGGTCGGCCTGACGCGCGGCACCACTCGCGCCCACGTCGCCAGGGCCACGCTGGAATCCATCGCCCTGCAAAGCGCCGAGCTGCTGATCGCCATGAAGGCCGACTGCGGCATAGAACTGTCCGAGCTGCGCGTGGACGGCGGCGCGGCCCGCAACGATCTGCTGATGCAGATGCAGGCCGACCTGCTGGGCGTTCCCGTGGTGCGGCCGCGCGTGTCCGAATCCACCGCGCGCGGCGCGGCGGGGCTGGCCGGCCTGGCGGTCGGTTTCTGGGACGACATGGACGCCTTCGCCGCGCAGTGGCAGGCGGAACGGCGTTTCGAGCCCGCGTGGTCCGCCGACCAGCGCGAGGCGCGCCTGCGCCGCTGGGGCCAGGCGGTGGAGTTGTCCAAGGGCTGGGCCGCGGGCGCGAGCCGCTGA
- a CDS encoding prepilin peptidase has translation MDPFVSIAPHAVILLAALLGLAVGSCLTTVVHRLPRILEYDWEASSPDGGAGPASPRPSLWRPLAQCPACGAAIRGWRRIPLLGWLGLRGRCGDCGARIAWRYPLIELSTAALFALCAWHYGPGLAAACAMILAAALVALAWIDAETGLLPDVITLPLVWAGLLVNTLSVFTSPVQAVLGAAVGYLFLRGLHHAFLWVTGREGMGYGDFKLLAALGAWLGLAALPMVLLAASLAGVVVGLALILARRVGRHQPQPFGPYLALAGIVGLLMARPPIG, from the coding sequence ATGGATCCATTCGTGTCTATCGCTCCGCATGCCGTTATCCTGCTCGCCGCCCTGCTGGGGTTGGCGGTCGGCAGCTGCTTGACCACGGTGGTGCATCGCCTGCCGCGCATCCTGGAATACGACTGGGAAGCATCGTCGCCCGACGGCGGCGCGGGGCCGGCGTCGCCGCGTCCCAGCCTATGGCGGCCATTGGCCCAGTGCCCGGCCTGCGGGGCCGCGATACGCGGGTGGCGGCGCATCCCCTTGCTCGGGTGGCTGGGCTTGCGCGGCCGCTGCGGCGATTGCGGCGCCCGCATCGCGTGGCGTTATCCCCTGATCGAACTGTCGACGGCGGCGCTGTTCGCGCTGTGCGCATGGCACTACGGTCCTGGCCTGGCGGCGGCCTGCGCGATGATCCTGGCCGCGGCCCTGGTCGCGCTGGCCTGGATCGACGCGGAAACCGGGCTGTTGCCCGACGTTATCACTCTGCCGCTCGTCTGGGCGGGCCTGCTCGTCAACACGCTTTCGGTATTTACATCGCCCGTCCAGGCCGTCCTGGGCGCGGCCGTCGGCTACCTGTTCCTGCGCGGACTGCATCACGCGTTTCTGTGGGTGACGGGACGCGAAGGCATGGGGTACGGCGATTTCAAGCTGCTGGCCGCGTTGGGCGCATGGCTGGGCCTGGCTGCGCTGCCCATGGTGCTGCTCGCCGCCTCGCTGGCCGGCGTGGTGGTGGGCCTGGCGCTGATCCTTGCGCGGCGCGTCGGCCGTCACCAGCCGCAGCCCTTCGGGCCTTATCTCGCGCTGGCTGGTATCGTTGGCCTTCTGATGGCCCGCCCGCCGATTGGGTAG